Proteins encoded by one window of Vigna radiata var. radiata cultivar VC1973A unplaced genomic scaffold, Vradiata_ver6 scaffold_353, whole genome shotgun sequence:
- the LOC106779157 gene encoding uncharacterized protein LOC106779157 — protein MAKVVNGMSVPQLTRKTNYDNLCLQIKALLRSQDVWNMVEEGYVEPDADEDQMVAQIAILKKTHARDGSALYFLYNAVDESGFKKIANAKSAKEAWKILEVAYKGDNRIKQVRIQALKGEFEQLKKPTNKGEGVVMIRLNPTIKHYRYSLTRINLGLLRVEILAAEEEKAEDKDEVDVVEAMKREPVSSIGMTEDKEKVEEISQK, from the exons aTGGCAAAGGTTGTCAATGGTATGAGTGTGCcacaattgacgagaaaaaccaattatgataatttgTGCCTACAGATAAAGGCGTTATTGAGATCCCAAGACGTTTGGAATATGGTGGAAGAAGGGTACGTTGAGCCTGATGCGGACGAAGATCAGATGGTGGCACAGATAGCAATATTGAAGAAAACACATGCAAGAGATGGGTCAGCATTGTATTTTCTCTACAATGCAGTAGATGAGTCGGGATTCAAAAAAATAGCGAATGCCAAATCAGCAAAGGAAGCCTGGAAGATATTGGAGGTTGCGTATAAAGGTGACAACCGCATTAAACAAGTCCGAATACAAGCTCTCAAAGGAGAGTTTGAACAATTGAAG AAGCCCACAAACAAAGGAGAAGGAGTTGTGATGATCAGGTTAAACCCGACGATCAAGCACTACAGGTACAGTTTGACTCGAATAAATCTCGGATTACTTAGAGTCGAGATCCTGGCGGCAGAGGAAGAGAAGGCCGAGGACAAGGATGAGGTGGACGTGGTAGAGGCAATGAAGAGAGAACCGGTCAGCAGTATTGGCATGACTGAGGACAAGGAAAAGGTCGAGGAGATCAGTCAAAAGTga